One segment of Setaria viridis chromosome 4, Setaria_viridis_v4.0, whole genome shotgun sequence DNA contains the following:
- the LOC117852055 gene encoding exocyst complex component EXO70A1 yields the protein MMQFSGGTASVLPPRAPGSLEPDYSTRSIYRDSIRRVSVSSGLSTSARFFLPTGGDTATSAGGGAYCWSSASSASWDASAGWSSVSLSFSSDGDLCFSDWGAADPDGDDELRTIARQMAHDGCMKGLIRGFSAGRSSSSSSAHYGCLGPDSSASREELLLLGSWFSELDVEWVLPTGQGDRTQLQLQLHLEDGCASIQDLTERWIKALKTMVQVLRITQLDLRAKKPAAGNGIWHFMLLATGKTAEREQEVAQFTRFAEVSLLRMLDFVDAVADAALNDDHSPETLPGMLQVYTCVLDDSPTVLSLFDEASSTTSTSMFEAMNDVFLRKRNKLSDAIRSMIEKVTVSFLRDRCIWTASLEEAGGVHKTTMLMMNYVMFLSRIQGALSFGMHDSSPVVNLIKDVISCLEKQLERTSNLISDPGLRYLYLMNNYSFISKKVSSLLLPPWTLMEDHKIEKPRKRDSVRRLPPMEDYVNQPDPNLRAKIETDSNLDGLVKTQSFIEAYLDASWEPVMSCLNHAIPHGFLRCGRALDKFESEFQRTYAMQKHWKVPNPELRKRLRKAIIEKVIPGYSKHLAEQTAKWKSIRQPKNTPLELEQLLEELFEG from the coding sequence ATGATGCAGTTCAGCGGCGGCACGGCAAGCGTGCTTCCTCCGCGGGCGCCGGGGAGCCTCGAGCCCGACTACTCCACGCGGAGCATCTACCGCGATTCGATTCGGAGAGTCTCCGTCTCCAGCGGCCTGTCCACGTCGGCGCGGTTCTTCCTCCCAACCGGCGGCGACACTGCTACctcggcgggaggaggagcctaCTGCTGGTCGAGCGCTAGCTCGGCCTCCTGGGATGCATCGGCCGGTTGGTCTTCCGTGTCCCTGTCCTTCTCGTCCGATGGCGACCTGTGCTTCTCCGACTGGGGTGCTGCGGACCCAGATGGAGACGACGAGCTCCGCACCATCGCGCGGCAGATGGCCCATGACGGCTGCATGAAGGGCCTCATCCGAGGGTTCAGCGCTGGACGCTCGAGCTCGTCGTCATCAGCGCACTACGGATGCCTCGGCCCCGACTCCAGCGCCAGCCGCGAAGAGCTCCTTCTCCTGGGCAGCTGGTTCTCAGAGCTGGATGTGGAGTGGGTTCTCCCTACCGGGCAAGGAGACAGGAcgcagctccagctccagctccacctgGAGGATGGATGCGCCTCCATCCAAGATTTGACGGAGAGGTGGATCAAAGCTCTCAAGACCATGGTGCAGGTGCTCCGCATCACGCAACTGGACCTCCGCGCAAAGAAGCCAGCCGCCGGGAATGGAATCTGGCACTTCATGCTGCTGGCCACCGGGAAAACGGCGGAGCGCGAGCAAGAGGTGGCCCAGTTCACGCGGTTTGCCGAGGTGAGCCTCCTCAGGATGCTTGACTTCGTTGACGCCGTGGCGGACGCGGCTCTAAACGACGACCACTCGCCGGAGACGCTCCCCGGGATGTTGCAGGTGTACACCTGCGTCCTGGATGACTCGCCGACCGTCCTGTCCTTGTTCGACGAAGCGTccagcaccacctccacctccatgtTCGAGGCCATGAATGATGTCTTCCTGCGGAAGAGGAACAAGCTGAGCGACGCCATAAGGAGCATGATAGAGAAGGTTACAGTTTCCTTCTTAAGGGACCGCTGCATCTGGACAGCCTCGCTGGAGGAGGCTGGGGGAGTCCACAAGACCACCATGCTGATGATGAACTACGTCATGTTCCTTTCGCGGATCCAAGGTGCGCTCAGTTTCGGCATGCACGATTCAAGCCCCGTGGTCAACCTCATCAAGGATGTGATCTCCTGCTTGGAGAAGCAACTCGAGAGGACGTCCAATTTGATATCTGACCCAGGATTACGCTACTTATACTTGATGAACAATTACAGCTTCATTTCAAAGAAGGTTTCATCTTTGCTCTTGCCACCATGGACTCTGATGGAAGACCACAAGATCGAGAAGCCCAGAAAAAGAGATTCCGTGAGAAGACTTCCCCCAATGGAGGATTATGTTAACCAGCCAGATCCAAATCTTCGAGCCAAAATCGAAACAGATTCGAACTTGGATGGCCTTGTCAAGACCCAGAGCTTCATAGAAGCTTACCTCGATGCCTCTTGGGAGCCAGTGATGTCTTGCTTGAACCATGCCATACCTCACGGCTTCCTGAGATGCGGCAGGGCACTGGATAAATTCGAATCAGAATTCCAGAGAACGTACGCCATGCAAAAGCATTGGAAGGTTCCAAACCCTGAGCTTAGGAAGAGATTGCGCAAAGCCATCATCGAGAAAGTCATTCCAGGTTACAGCAAGCACTTGGCGGAGCAAACGGCCAAGTGGAAGAGCATTAGACAACCTAAGAATACTCCCCTTGAACTGGAGCAGCTACTTGAAGAATTGTTTGAAGGATGA